In a genomic window of Flavobacterium sp. KACC 22761:
- a CDS encoding LysR family transcriptional regulator, with product MVNLEWYRTFKAVYKNGNFSVAAKELFMSQPAVSQQISMLEAHVGNKLFIRKSKGVEPTEYAKLLNNLIIDALERLENVETSFRTKAEDANRLISVGISKHLFDCVGDLLISKFDLIDFTFAENDELFALVDAKKLDFAITTKRFDTFDTVYEIVGKIKLILVAPTSLDITEFRHRLKTDNFAEIEQWLNAQKWYSHDARIPHIKLFWLHAFNKKRPSMIPNYIIPSESEMLRLLSKHEGIAATWNCNARKLIKEDKLQLVWNSFHVPEEFVYLLAPKNNSVKSIFDIIEKELKLFFGNRL from the coding sequence ATGGTCAATTTAGAATGGTACAGAACATTTAAAGCGGTTTATAAAAACGGAAATTTTTCAGTCGCCGCTAAAGAGTTATTTATGAGCCAGCCTGCCGTTAGTCAGCAAATTTCTATGCTTGAAGCTCATGTTGGAAATAAATTGTTTATCAGGAAGTCAAAAGGCGTTGAACCAACAGAATATGCTAAGTTACTGAATAATTTGATTATAGACGCTCTTGAACGTCTTGAAAATGTGGAAACTAGCTTCCGGACAAAAGCTGAAGATGCCAATAGATTAATATCAGTTGGAATTTCAAAGCATCTTTTTGATTGTGTTGGCGATCTTTTGATTTCGAAATTTGATCTAATTGATTTTACATTTGCCGAAAACGACGAGCTTTTTGCATTAGTAGATGCTAAAAAACTTGATTTTGCCATTACAACAAAAAGGTTTGACACATTTGATACCGTTTACGAAATTGTTGGTAAAATAAAACTGATATTGGTTGCACCGACAAGTTTGGATATCACAGAATTCCGTCACCGATTAAAAACAGACAATTTTGCCGAAATCGAACAATGGCTGAATGCTCAGAAATGGTACAGTCATGATGCTCGTATTCCGCATATAAAATTATTTTGGCTTCATGCTTTTAATAAAAAGAGGCCATCGATGATTCCGAATTATATTATTCCTTCAGAGTCTGAAATGCTTCGACTTTTATCGAAACACGAAGGAATAGCTGCAACATGGAATTGTAACGCGCGAAAATTGATTAAAGAAGATAAACTACAATTGGTTTGGAACAGCTTTCATGTGCCTGAAGAATTTGTGTATTTATTAGCGCCAAAAAACAATAGTGTAAAGTCGATTTTTGATATAATTGAGAAAGAGTTGAAATTGTTTTTCGGGAATAGATTGTAG
- a CDS encoding iron-containing alcohol dehydrogenase: MLNFELYNPTNLIFGKGQIEKLSTLVPKDAKILLAYGGGSIFKNGIYDQVIQNLKGFEIVEFGGIEPNPRFETLMKAVDVIKAEKIDFILAVGGGSVIDGVKFISAAVNFEGNPIDILQKRILIKENAMPFGTVLTLPATGSEMNSGYVVTIEATQEKLASGGSALFPKFSICDPTVIASLPKRQIQNGVVDAYTHVMEQYLTYPHEGFLQDRIAEGILQTLIQVGPGVVENPTDYTLASNFMWSCTMALNGLIQKGVPSDWATHMIGHELTALYEIDHARTLAIIGPSLYKVMFETKKGKLAQYGRRIFNLTGSDDEVAKEAINKTVEFFHTMGMDTKLSQYTNDYSNTADFIVNRFEERGWKGLGENQLVTLDKVKSIVELSY, encoded by the coding sequence ATGCTAAACTTTGAATTATACAATCCGACGAATTTAATCTTCGGAAAAGGACAAATTGAAAAACTTTCGACTTTAGTGCCAAAAGATGCTAAAATTCTATTGGCTTACGGAGGTGGAAGTATTTTTAAAAACGGAATTTACGATCAAGTTATCCAAAATTTAAAAGGTTTTGAAATCGTAGAATTTGGTGGAATTGAGCCAAATCCAAGATTTGAAACTTTGATGAAAGCCGTTGATGTGATCAAAGCAGAAAAAATTGACTTTATTCTTGCTGTTGGCGGAGGTTCTGTTATTGACGGAGTGAAATTTATTTCAGCAGCAGTAAATTTTGAAGGAAACCCAATTGATATTCTTCAAAAAAGAATTTTAATTAAAGAAAATGCAATGCCATTTGGAACTGTTTTAACTTTACCAGCAACGGGAAGCGAAATGAATTCTGGATACGTTGTAACGATTGAAGCAACTCAAGAAAAATTAGCTTCTGGCGGAAGTGCTTTATTTCCAAAATTCTCTATTTGCGATCCAACTGTAATTGCTTCTTTACCAAAAAGACAAATTCAAAATGGTGTTGTAGATGCATACACCCATGTAATGGAGCAATATTTGACTTATCCGCACGAAGGTTTTCTTCAAGATAGAATTGCCGAAGGTATTTTACAAACACTAATTCAAGTTGGTCCAGGCGTTGTAGAAAACCCAACCGATTATACTTTGGCTTCTAATTTTATGTGGAGCTGTACTATGGCCTTAAACGGATTAATCCAAAAAGGTGTTCCTAGCGACTGGGCAACGCACATGATTGGCCACGAATTGACAGCGCTTTATGAAATTGACCACGCAAGAACTCTTGCTATTATTGGCCCAAGCTTATACAAAGTTATGTTTGAAACCAAAAAAGGAAAACTAGCGCAATACGGAAGAAGAATCTTCAACTTAACCGGTTCAGATGACGAAGTGGCGAAAGAAGCCATCAACAAAACAGTTGAATTTTTCCACACAATGGGAATGGATACCAAACTTTCGCAATACACAAACGACTATTCAAACACAGCAGATTTCATTGTAAATCGTTTTGAAGAAAGAGGCTGGAAAGGTCTAGGCGAAAATCAATTGGTAACTCTAGACAAAGTAAAATCAATTGTTGAACTGAGTTATTAA
- a CDS encoding septal ring lytic transglycosylase RlpA family protein, producing MRNKKNFILTMLTAMFICCFTYVISQTKPVIEPKTQDTITKTAIIPLPTDSVFTDKGLKLKVYKKNAHASYYADRFNGKKTADGSRFSNSKYTAAHKKLPFGTRVKVTNEANGKFVIVKITDRGPFVKTREIDLSKRAFMEITKSKGAGAMKVTIETIIE from the coding sequence ATGAGAAACAAAAAAAACTTTATACTCACAATGCTTACGGCAATGTTTATATGTTGCTTTACCTACGTTATAAGCCAAACAAAGCCCGTTATTGAGCCAAAAACTCAAGACACTATAACAAAAACTGCAATAATCCCTTTACCAACAGACTCCGTCTTTACTGATAAAGGATTAAAATTAAAAGTTTACAAAAAAAACGCTCACGCCTCCTACTACGCTGATCGTTTTAATGGAAAAAAAACTGCCGACGGAAGTCGTTTCAGCAATAGCAAATATACCGCTGCTCACAAAAAACTTCCTTTTGGAACACGTGTCAAAGTAACCAATGAAGCTAACGGAAAATTTGTAATTGTAAAAATCACCGACCGTGGTCCATTTGTAAAAACTCGCGAAATAGATCTTTCTAAAAGAGCTTTTATGGAAATTACCAAAAGCAAAGGCGCCGGCGCCATGAAAGTGACAATCGAGACTATCATAGAATAA
- a CDS encoding DinB family protein, which produces MNSVFEVQKTIREILLKVLDNHSLEQLNKIPEGFSNNLIWNIAHCVSSQQVLIYKLSGLPTLVSEEFIAKYRKGTKPEGDVSQAEVDEIRSLLSSTLLQVEKDFEANIFVNYNEYTTSLGFTLKNIQGALDFNNYHEGIHTGIVMSIRKFV; this is translated from the coding sequence ATGAATTCAGTTTTTGAAGTACAAAAAACCATTAGGGAGATTCTTTTGAAGGTTTTAGACAATCATTCATTAGAACAATTGAATAAAATTCCAGAAGGATTTAGCAATAATTTGATTTGGAATATCGCGCATTGTGTGTCGTCACAACAAGTTTTGATTTACAAATTATCGGGCTTGCCAACATTGGTTTCAGAAGAGTTTATTGCAAAATATAGAAAAGGAACAAAGCCTGAAGGAGACGTCTCGCAAGCCGAAGTTGATGAAATCAGAAGTTTGCTTTCATCGACATTATTGCAAGTTGAGAAAGATTTTGAAGCAAATATTTTCGTCAATTACAATGAGTACACAACCAGTTTAGGTTTTACCTTGAAAAATATACAAGGCGCTTTGGATTTCAATAATTACCACGAAGGAATTCATACCGGAATTGTGATGAGCATTAGAAAGTTTGTTTAA
- a CDS encoding arsenate reductase family protein: MNKIYYLASCDTCRKIIKSLPENNLVFQDIRQNPITEAELEEMHQLSGSYEALFSKKAQLYKSMDLKNKNLTEAEFKKYILEHYTFLSRPVFIIDGKIYIGNSQKNVAEVIKVLS, from the coding sequence ATGAACAAAATATATTATTTAGCTTCTTGTGACACTTGCCGCAAAATCATTAAAAGTTTGCCTGAAAACAATTTGGTTTTTCAAGATATTAGACAAAATCCGATAACGGAAGCAGAACTTGAAGAAATGCACCAACTTTCTGGAAGCTACGAAGCGCTATTCAGCAAAAAAGCACAATTGTACAAGTCAATGGATTTAAAAAACAAAAATCTGACAGAAGCTGAATTTAAAAAATACATCTTGGAACATTATACCTTCTTGAGTCGTCCGGTTTTTATTATTGACGGCAAAATTTACATTGGCAACAGTCAAAAAAATGTAGCGGAAGTAATAAAGGTTTTGAGCTAA
- a CDS encoding PKD domain-containing protein codes for MINSCSKSEDEAIVNCFGDSILTELKHSADGTNSKIINYSIQYSGSNTVTSVKWTFGDGTPVQTVTSANGAVSHTYTAAGTFEVKADVTLSKGGGSCTVSPKKSVTVN; via the coding sequence ATGATCAATTCGTGTAGTAAGAGTGAAGATGAGGCAATAGTAAATTGTTTTGGTGATTCGATTTTAACTGAACTAAAACATTCAGCAGATGGAACTAATTCTAAGATAATTAATTACTCGATACAATATAGCGGAAGCAATACCGTAACTTCTGTAAAATGGACTTTTGGTGACGGAACTCCAGTTCAAACTGTAACCAGCGCAAACGGAGCGGTATCACATACTTATACTGCTGCAGGAACTTTTGAAGTAAAAGCCGATGTAACACTTTCAAAAGGAGGAGGAAGTTGTACTGTAAGTCCTAAGAAAAGTGTCACTGTGAATTAG
- a CDS encoding YicC/YloC family endoribonuclease has protein sequence MIHSMTGFGKASLQLPTKKITVEVKSLNSKGLDLNVRMPSVYREMELGLRTLISTKLERGKIDFGIYIESTAEQTSTKVNVPVVKNYIAQLREVYADADETELMKMAVRMPDTLKTEREEIDENDWDQIQITIDEALQNILSFRKDEGEALEKEFNLRIANIRQYMNDTLALDSERIQAIKDRLQTAISELQVNVDENRFEQELIYYLEKLDITEEKVRLTNHLDYFLETLNGTEANGRKLGFITQEMGREINTMGSKSNHAQMQKLVVMMKDELEKIKEQVLNVL, from the coding sequence ATGATACATTCTATGACAGGGTTTGGCAAAGCTTCTTTGCAATTGCCTACAAAAAAAATTACGGTTGAAGTAAAATCTCTAAACAGCAAAGGCCTTGACTTGAATGTGCGAATGCCTTCTGTTTATCGCGAAATGGAATTAGGCTTAAGGACTTTGATTTCGACGAAACTTGAAAGAGGGAAAATTGATTTCGGCATTTATATTGAAAGTACTGCTGAACAGACTTCGACTAAAGTAAATGTTCCTGTCGTAAAAAACTATATCGCGCAATTAAGAGAAGTCTATGCCGACGCTGACGAAACTGAATTAATGAAAATGGCTGTTCGTATGCCAGATACCTTAAAAACAGAACGCGAGGAAATTGATGAAAATGACTGGGATCAAATTCAGATTACGATTGACGAAGCCTTGCAAAACATCTTAAGTTTTAGAAAAGATGAAGGCGAAGCTCTTGAAAAAGAATTCAATCTTCGAATTGCAAACATTCGCCAATACATGAACGATACTTTGGCATTGGATTCAGAACGTATTCAAGCAATAAAAGACCGTTTGCAAACGGCTATTTCAGAATTGCAGGTAAATGTTGATGAAAATCGTTTCGAGCAAGAATTAATCTATTATTTAGAGAAATTAGATATTACCGAAGAAAAAGTGCGTTTAACGAATCATTTGGACTATTTCCTGGAAACTTTAAACGGAACTGAAGCTAATGGACGTAAACTTGGTTTCATTACTCAGGAAATGGGCCGTGAAATCAATACAATGGGTTCAAAATCAAATCATGCTCAAATGCAGAAATTGGTTGTGATGATGAAGGATGAATTGGAGAAGATTAAGGAGCAGGTATTGAATGTTCTTTAA
- the nadD gene encoding nicotinate (nicotinamide) nucleotide adenylyltransferase has translation MKIGLYFGTYNPIHVGHLIIANHMAEFADLDQIWMVVTPHNPLKKKATLLDDQQRLQMVFLATEDYPKIKPSDIEFKLPQPSYTVITLAHLQEKYPNHEFSLIMGEDNLKTFHKWRNYEVILENHDIYVYPRISDEPENVELKSHPKIHVIDAPIVEISSTFIRKSIKEGKNIQPLLPPKVWEYIDHNNFYKK, from the coding sequence ATGAAAATAGGTCTTTACTTCGGAACATATAACCCTATACACGTTGGTCATTTGATCATTGCCAATCACATGGCCGAGTTTGCAGATTTAGATCAGATTTGGATGGTCGTTACGCCTCATAATCCGTTGAAAAAGAAGGCAACTTTATTAGACGATCAACAGCGCCTTCAAATGGTTTTTCTGGCAACAGAAGATTATCCGAAAATAAAACCGTCGGATATTGAGTTTAAATTGCCTCAACCGAGTTATACCGTTATTACACTCGCACATTTACAAGAGAAATATCCAAATCATGAGTTTTCTTTAATTATGGGCGAAGACAATCTGAAAACGTTTCATAAATGGAGAAATTATGAAGTGATTCTCGAAAATCATGATATTTATGTTTATCCTAGAATTTCTGATGAACCGGAAAATGTCGAATTAAAATCGCATCCAAAAATTCATGTAATCGATGCGCCTATTGTGGAGATTTCTTCAACTTTTATTCGAAAAAGCATTAAGGAAGGAAAAAATATTCAGCCTTTGTTGCCACCGAAAGTTTGGGAATATATTGATCACAATAATTTTTATAAGAAATAA
- a CDS encoding four helix bundle protein has product MSEIRSYKDLLIWQKGIKIVSLIYQLVKSFPQEELFALTSQLKRASVSIPSNIAEGYGRNTDKSFSHFLNISRGSLFEIETQLLIANDLGFITSQTLYKEILNQIEEESKMINAFSKTLKD; this is encoded by the coding sequence ATGAGTGAAATAAGATCTTATAAAGATTTATTGATTTGGCAAAAAGGAATTAAAATTGTCTCTCTAATTTATCAATTAGTAAAATCATTCCCTCAAGAAGAATTATTTGCTTTAACTAGCCAGTTAAAAAGAGCTTCTGTTTCTATTCCTTCAAATATTGCAGAGGGCTATGGTAGAAATACGGATAAGTCTTTTAGCCATTTTTTAAACATTTCAAGAGGCTCATTATTCGAAATAGAAACTCAATTACTAATTGCAAATGATCTTGGTTTTATAACCAGTCAAACTCTTTACAAAGAAATTTTAAATCAAATTGAAGAAGAATCGAAAATGATTAATGCTTTTTCTAAAACGCTAAAAGACTAA
- a CDS encoding TonB-dependent receptor, whose protein sequence is MKNWLLTGLFFMIVSTVFSQGKVTGTITDGSGSLPGANVAIKGTSTATSTDFDGKFTLNASGSGEIVVSFLGYDNKTVKFTVANGSTTNLGEIVLTSSSNELSEIVVKSSVIDVAKDRKTPVAVSTIKAAEIQEKLGSQEFPEILKSTPSVYASKAGGGYGDSRIAIRGFDQKNIAVMVNGVPINDMENSAVFWSNWAGISDVTSAMQVQRGLGASKLAISSVGGTINIVTKSSDVKEGGNISSSFGNNNYLKTQASYSTGLMKNGLSASVLFSRTAGDGYVDGTKFEGYNYFMAFGYKINDKHSLEFTFTGAPQWHDQRSTSPLLSDFLKYGSDGKTPNIKYNSDWGMRNGEEYNLKTNYYHKPVMSLNWDYNINETTKFSTVVYASWGRGGGTTSNGGIKGNNPYSTNNALRTADGTINFDLIQNWNSGVPTSLGTRTQTSGQYQNSTATGSATNLSTGITQIASVNSHNWYGTVLNLDKKLTDNLTWDIGVEGRMYKGIHFQNLIDLFGATNYKDTANINNNPAYFSTTYAPRPNGNPFVSTDYQERINYWNDSEVNYYGAFTQLEYSKDSFTAFVQGAISQQGYKRIDHFKYLAGTPLAETDFKNIVGGDVKAGANYNINEHHNVYLNTGFYSKQPFFNAVFPNNASIINDNLVNEKVKAVEVGYGFTSGIFNAKFNGYYTQWNDRFTPGTDPDAASNPGGYYTFSGVNETHTGVELEMTARVLAKLRLNGMISLGNWKYDGNATSNRFDASNNPFPGGTAQTLYLDGVKVGNNAQTSVAVGAAYEIIDGLNVDANLNYFEKLYGNISPVNFLSATNKGALELPGYATTDAGVSYKFRFGKDKGQAFNFRFNVNNLFDRTYINESFTNIFASDVKPGTTPAKTYEELGETYKGLATANKVYFGYGTTWNFTFRYEF, encoded by the coding sequence ATGAAAAATTGGTTACTTACTGGACTATTTTTTATGATAGTTTCAACCGTATTTTCTCAAGGAAAAGTTACTGGTACAATTACCGACGGATCGGGTTCATTACCAGGAGCGAACGTAGCGATTAAAGGTACATCGACAGCTACTTCAACAGATTTTGATGGTAAATTTACCCTCAATGCATCAGGTTCAGGAGAAATTGTTGTATCTTTCTTAGGTTACGACAATAAAACTGTAAAATTTACAGTTGCAAATGGATCAACTACAAATTTGGGAGAGATTGTTTTAACATCTAGCTCTAACGAATTAAGCGAAATTGTAGTAAAAAGCAGTGTAATTGACGTTGCTAAAGACAGAAAAACTCCGGTTGCTGTTTCTACAATTAAAGCTGCTGAAATTCAAGAAAAATTAGGTTCTCAGGAATTTCCAGAGATCTTGAAAAGCACACCTTCTGTATATGCTTCAAAAGCAGGTGGTGGATATGGAGATTCAAGAATTGCGATTCGTGGATTCGACCAAAAAAATATTGCTGTAATGGTTAACGGAGTGCCAATCAATGACATGGAGAACAGTGCTGTTTTCTGGAGTAACTGGGCAGGTATCTCTGACGTAACTTCTGCAATGCAAGTACAAAGAGGTTTAGGAGCTTCAAAATTGGCTATTTCTTCTGTTGGAGGAACAATCAACATTGTTACAAAATCATCTGATGTTAAAGAAGGTGGAAATATTTCTTCTAGTTTTGGTAACAACAACTACTTAAAAACACAAGCTTCTTACAGTACAGGTTTAATGAAAAACGGACTTTCTGCTTCTGTATTATTCAGCAGAACTGCGGGTGACGGATATGTTGATGGTACTAAATTTGAAGGATATAACTACTTCATGGCTTTTGGATACAAAATCAATGACAAACATAGTTTAGAATTCACATTTACAGGAGCGCCACAATGGCACGATCAAAGATCTACTTCTCCTCTTTTAAGTGATTTCTTAAAATACGGAAGTGATGGTAAAACACCAAATATCAAATACAACTCTGATTGGGGTATGAGAAATGGTGAAGAATATAACTTGAAAACAAACTACTACCACAAACCTGTAATGTCTCTTAACTGGGATTACAACATCAACGAAACTACAAAATTCTCTACTGTAGTTTATGCTTCATGGGGTCGTGGAGGAGGAACTACTTCAAATGGTGGTATCAAAGGAAACAACCCTTACTCTACAAACAATGCTTTAAGAACTGCTGACGGAACAATCAATTTTGATTTGATTCAAAACTGGAACTCAGGAGTACCAACATCATTAGGTACAAGAACACAAACTAGTGGACAATACCAAAACAGCACTGCTACAGGAAGTGCAACAAATTTAAGCACAGGTATTACTCAAATCGCTTCAGTTAACTCACACAACTGGTACGGAACTGTTCTTAACTTAGACAAAAAACTTACTGATAACTTAACTTGGGATATCGGAGTTGAAGGAAGAATGTACAAAGGTATTCACTTCCAAAACTTAATTGATTTGTTTGGTGCTACTAATTACAAAGACACTGCAAACATCAACAACAACCCAGCTTATTTCAGCACAACTTATGCTCCAAGACCAAACGGTAACCCATTTGTTAGTACTGATTACCAAGAAAGAATCAACTATTGGAATGATAGTGAAGTAAACTACTATGGTGCATTTACACAATTAGAGTATTCTAAAGATAGCTTCACTGCATTCGTACAAGGAGCAATTTCTCAACAAGGATACAAAAGAATTGACCATTTCAAATATCTTGCTGGTACGCCACTTGCTGAGACAGATTTCAAAAACATCGTTGGTGGAGATGTTAAAGCTGGTGCAAACTACAACATTAATGAGCACCATAACGTTTACTTAAACACTGGTTTCTATTCTAAACAACCATTCTTTAATGCAGTTTTCCCTAACAATGCTTCTATCATCAATGATAACCTTGTTAATGAAAAAGTTAAAGCTGTTGAAGTTGGATACGGTTTCACATCTGGAATCTTCAATGCTAAATTTAACGGATACTACACTCAATGGAATGACAGATTTACACCTGGAACAGATCCTGACGCAGCTTCAAACCCTGGTGGATACTACACTTTCTCAGGAGTAAATGAAACACATACTGGAGTTGAGCTTGAAATGACTGCAAGAGTACTTGCTAAATTGAGACTTAACGGTATGATCTCTCTTGGAAACTGGAAATACGATGGTAATGCAACTAGTAATCGTTTTGATGCATCTAACAATCCTTTCCCAGGTGGAACTGCACAAACATTATACTTAGACGGAGTTAAAGTTGGAAACAACGCTCAAACTTCAGTTGCAGTTGGAGCAGCTTATGAAATCATAGATGGTTTAAATGTTGACGCTAACCTTAACTATTTTGAGAAATTATACGGAAACATTTCTCCAGTTAACTTCTTAAGCGCTACTAACAAAGGAGCATTAGAATTACCTGGTTACGCTACTACTGACGCTGGTGTTTCTTATAAATTCAGATTTGGAAAAGATAAAGGTCAAGCTTTTAACTTCCGATTCAACGTAAACAACCTTTTTGACAGAACATACATCAATGAGTCTTTCACAAACATCTTCGCTAGTGATGTTAAGCCAGGAACAACTCCTGCTAAAACTTACGAAGAGTTAGGAGAAACTTACAAAGGTCTTGCTACTGCAAACAAAGTTTATTTCGGATACGGAACAACTTGGAACTTTACTTTCCGTTATGAATTCTAA
- the tnpA gene encoding IS200/IS605 family transposase: MATELRKGSHTVSRLTCHVVWVTKYRFKVLKGDIQKRCRELLIQICEAEGIEILKGVVSADHVHMHIEYAPKQNVSSILKSFKGRTSRKLQMEFPELHARYWGQHFWASGYGVWSTGNITDEMVNEYLEHHRRKDNDDDSNFILE, translated from the coding sequence ATGGCTACAGAATTAAGAAAAGGTTCGCACACAGTAAGCAGATTAACATGTCATGTTGTTTGGGTTACGAAATATAGGTTTAAGGTTTTGAAAGGTGATATCCAAAAGCGCTGTCGTGAACTTTTGATACAAATATGCGAAGCGGAAGGGATAGAAATTTTGAAAGGAGTTGTGAGCGCAGATCACGTTCACATGCATATTGAGTATGCGCCAAAGCAAAATGTAAGTTCAATTTTAAAAAGTTTCAAAGGTCGTACTTCAAGGAAATTGCAAATGGAGTTTCCAGAACTTCACGCACGTTACTGGGGACAACATTTTTGGGCAAGTGGTTATGGAGTTTGGAGTACAGGAAATATAACTGATGAAATGGTAAATGAATATCTGGAGCATCATAGAAGGAAAGATAATGATGATGATTCAAATTTCATTCTTGAATGA
- a CDS encoding type 1 glutamine amidotransferase domain-containing protein, which produces MKKIALLAIIAFIAVSTSAFAQKSNKKSMKKVLFVVTSNDKLGNTGEKTGFWSEEFAAPYYELLDQGVEITIASPLGGQPPIDPKSADPSSATEDTKRFDADKVLQEKLKHTLKLSTVNQKDYDAVFYPGGHGPLWDLVQDQNSIALIESFYTHNKPVAFVCHAPAVLKNVKVNGQYLVKGKKITGFTNEEEEAVGLTKVVPFLLEDALASNGGIFSKGPNWQPYAVEDGLLITGQNPASSKLVAGKLLQKLN; this is translated from the coding sequence ATGAAGAAAATAGCATTACTCGCAATAATTGCATTTATAGCTGTAAGCACATCGGCTTTCGCTCAAAAATCAAATAAAAAAAGTATGAAAAAAGTATTATTTGTTGTGACCAGCAATGATAAACTGGGCAACACAGGAGAAAAAACAGGATTCTGGTCTGAAGAATTTGCCGCACCATATTACGAATTATTAGATCAAGGCGTTGAAATTACAATCGCATCTCCGCTTGGAGGACAGCCGCCAATTGATCCAAAAAGTGCTGATCCATCATCAGCAACAGAAGACACTAAACGTTTTGACGCCGACAAAGTATTACAAGAAAAATTAAAACACACGTTGAAGCTTTCGACCGTTAATCAAAAAGATTACGATGCAGTATTTTATCCTGGCGGACACGGCCCACTTTGGGATTTAGTTCAGGATCAAAATTCAATCGCATTGATTGAATCATTTTACACGCATAACAAACCTGTAGCTTTTGTTTGTCATGCTCCTGCAGTTTTGAAAAACGTAAAAGTAAACGGTCAATATTTAGTGAAAGGCAAAAAAATCACAGGTTTTACTAATGAAGAAGAAGAAGCTGTTGGCTTGACAAAAGTAGTTCCGTTTTTATTGGAAGATGCTTTAGCTTCAAACGGAGGAATTTTTTCTAAAGGACCAAATTGGCAACCTTATGCCGTTGAAGACGGACTTTTGATTACAGGACAAAATCCAGCATCTTCTAAATTAGTGGCTGGAAAATTATTACAGAAATTGAATTAA
- the gmk gene encoding guanylate kinase yields the protein MNKGKLIVFSAPSGSGKTTIVKHLLGKEDLNLEFSISAASRAPRGEEVHGKDYYFISLEQFKKHIKAEEFLEWEEVYRDNFYGTLKTEIERIWAMGKNVIFDIDVAGGLRIKHKFPEQTLAVFVKPPSVDELKRRLKQRSTESDDKINMRIAKASVELATAPQFDTIIKNYDLDTAKEEAYQLVKEFVSK from the coding sequence ATGAACAAAGGAAAATTAATTGTTTTTTCGGCACCTTCGGGATCAGGAAAAACAACTATCGTAAAACATTTATTAGGGAAAGAAGATTTAAACTTAGAATTTTCAATCTCTGCAGCTTCTCGTGCCCCACGCGGAGAAGAAGTCCACGGAAAAGATTACTATTTTATTTCGCTGGAACAATTCAAAAAACATATTAAAGCCGAAGAATTTTTAGAATGGGAAGAAGTGTATCGCGATAACTTCTACGGAACTTTAAAAACAGAAATTGAACGAATTTGGGCAATGGGGAAAAATGTCATTTTTGACATTGATGTTGCCGGCGGTCTTCGTATTAAACATAAATTTCCAGAACAAACTTTAGCGGTTTTTGTAAAACCACCAAGTGTTGACGAATTGAAACGCCGCCTAAAACAGCGTTCTACAGAAAGTGACGATAAAATTAATATGCGTATTGCAAAAGCTTCGGTTGAATTGGCAACTGCTCCTCAGTTTGATACTATTATTAAAAACTACGATTTAGACACTGCTAAAGAAGAGGCGTATCAATTAGTTAAAGAATTTGTTTCTAAATAG